The genome window ATAATAAATCCGATAATTAGTCCGATAATAAGTGTTACGGGAAAAAGGATTATACGCGACATACTCAACTTCCAAAAAAGTAATCTGAGTTCCACAACTTGTGTGTTTTGTAATAACACAACCACAAAAATCGCGATCAGTAAAAACATTAATATTGTTTTTGGTTTCACTTAATAGCTCCTAATATTTATGATAAGAAAACAGCACTTTCATTTTGAACAAAAATTTTATTTCCATTTGCATTGTCAATTTCTTCGATTATTTAGTAAATATTGATGAAAGTCTTACAATCTGGTAAACCACCACTAAAATATTTCGTCGAACAAAGCATTATTCACCCATTATTTTTCCAAGCCCGATTTATCCGGCTTTATTCGATTTAGCGTGGGCATTCATGCCCTTGTAGAAATGATAAAATCTTTTAAATTTTCATTTCACTTCAAAATCTTCCAATTCTTATCCACTTCCGCAGAGATTGAACCTTTTTCCATGAGATAGTTTATCAAAATTGTTCGCATCTCTTCATTGGATTTAAAAACAATCGGAGCATTCTTTGCGCCGGCTGCTTCCATCAAACCGCCTCCACCACTTGCTCTGTAACTGTTTAGAGCAACTTTATATTTTTTATTATTTTGAAGCGGTAGCCCGGATGTACTCAATTTAATATTTTTTATTCTTTTGCCGATTTTTTCGGATAAATCAATCTCGTAATCAATTCCTTCCGCCATTGAACAATGATAACCGGCAATTTCAGGATTTGTCTTCACAATTTCGCCATCAAATAAATAATATTTTGTAGAAGCCTCGAGATAGTCTCTGATTTGCTGCCCGGTCATTTCCGCAACATAAAGAAAATTTTCATAAGGATACATACTGTAGGCATCTTTAATTTGCAATTTTCCCGGTTCGAAACAATAATCGGTGCGAAAACTTGCAGCAAAAGAAATGTCTGCTCCGGTGTAATCCATTTGCGCTTTATTGATCAATTCCACAATCGGAGAATCTTCAAATCGGGAATTCGTACCCAAAATTGTATCTCTAATTTCGGCAATATTTGTGCGAATGTATTCCAGAATCGCATCGTGATAATCACTCGTCAAAACCAATATTTCGGCTGATGGCTCTTGTCCCGCAACAGATTCTACCCAGCCTGATTTATCAATAATTTTCCACTTATTCCTTTTCTTTTCCAAAACAAATTTTGAAACTCCTAGATAGATTCCCCATTTTCCTGCAATTATTTTCATGCATTCATCCACAGGTGGATTGATTTTCTCCTTTGGTTTTACTCGGTGCGAATGTCCTCCAAAGATAAGGTCGAATTCCGGAATTGAATC of Candidatus Cloacimonadota bacterium contains these proteins:
- a CDS encoding lipopolysaccharide assembly protein LapA domain-containing protein — its product is MKPKTILMFLLIAIFVVVLLQNTQVVELRLLFWKLSMSRIILFPVTLIIGLIIGFIMAKLDSKKKLTKKEYGKSV
- a CDS encoding 5'-nucleotidase C-terminal domain-containing protein translates to MKRIIVISILLLIFTGLFAQTKDTLYILETTDVHARIFPYNYYTDEPDEIGFAQVYSRIQEYRKKFKNVILLDGGDAIQGTPMAYYFHKIENDKPNPIILAMNEMKYDAFAVGNHEIEQGVEVYTKAMNESEFPWLSANSTLSDSSTFFQPYTILEKDGIKIGVIGLTTPGIPTMLDTVCYPGITWTDMVKTAQKYAKIVRPKVDILVGLFHAGFDAGEDAYKSKQLGLPVANASGLVADSIPEFDLIFGGHSHRVKPKEKINPPVDECMKIIAGKWGIYLGVSKFVLEKKRNKWKIIDKSGWVESVAGQEPSAEILVLTSDYHDAILEYIRTNIAEIRDTILGTNSRFEDSPIVELINKAQMDYTGADISFAASFRTDYCFEPGKLQIKDAYSMYPYENFLYVAEMTGQQIRDYLEASTKYYLFDGEIVKTNPEIAGYHCSMAEGIDYEIDLSEKIGKRIKNIKLSTSGLPLQNNKKYKVALNSYRASGGGGLMEAAGAKNAPIVFKSNEEMRTILINYLMEKGSISAEVDKNWKILK